Proteins from a single region of Rhodovibrio salinarum DSM 9154:
- a CDS encoding type II secretion system F family protein has protein sequence MTDPTLIMAGVFLGTLALAGTVGGLLVALGNNGQRRRRLQRAAGHRRTIAGATGNTPASLRRDEVQGRFRQLELLLRRALPGRDKLRARLARAGLTMPLARYVMACLAIGALFAGIAFALVGQELWPAVLATGLGGGWLLPRFVVGYLGGKRVKRFLQELPDAIDVMVRGLKSGLPVTETIGTVAKDFEGPVGAEFTQIDRFVRMGTNLEDALWDVAGRLDVPEFNFLAISVGLQRETGGNLTETLDNLSRLLRRRQQMRLKIKALSSEARASAYLLGALPFVMAGVLFLLNADYMSRLFTDPFGHVLIAVGLCSELIGVAVMAKMVRFEI, from the coding sequence ATGACCGACCCGACCCTGATCATGGCCGGGGTGTTCCTGGGCACGCTCGCACTGGCCGGTACGGTCGGCGGCCTGCTGGTCGCCCTGGGCAACAACGGTCAGCGGCGCCGACGCCTGCAGCGGGCGGCGGGCCACCGGCGCACGATAGCCGGCGCGACCGGCAACACGCCGGCCAGCCTGCGCCGCGACGAGGTGCAGGGCCGCTTCCGCCAACTGGAATTGCTGTTGCGTCGCGCGTTGCCCGGCCGCGACAAGCTGCGCGCGCGCCTGGCGCGGGCTGGCCTGACCATGCCGCTGGCGCGCTACGTCATGGCCTGCCTGGCGATCGGGGCGCTGTTCGCCGGGATCGCGTTTGCTCTCGTCGGCCAGGAACTGTGGCCGGCGGTTCTCGCGACCGGCCTGGGCGGCGGCTGGCTGCTGCCTCGGTTCGTGGTTGGCTATCTGGGCGGCAAGCGGGTGAAGCGGTTCCTGCAGGAACTGCCCGATGCGATCGACGTGATGGTGCGCGGCCTCAAGTCCGGCCTGCCGGTGACCGAGACGATTGGCACGGTCGCCAAGGACTTCGAGGGCCCGGTCGGGGCCGAGTTCACACAGATCGACCGGTTCGTGCGCATGGGCACCAACCTGGAAGACGCGCTGTGGGACGTCGCCGGCCGGCTGGACGTGCCGGAGTTCAACTTTCTGGCGATCTCGGTCGGTCTGCAGCGGGAAACCGGCGGCAACCTGACCGAGACGCTGGACAACCTGTCCCGCCTGCTGCGCCGGCGCCAGCAGATGCGCCTGAAGATCAAGGCACTGTCGTCGGAAGCCCGGGCCAGTGCCTATCTGCTGGGGGCCCTGCCGTTCGTGATGGCGGGCGTGCTGTTCCTGCTGAACGCCGACTACATGTCGCGGCTGTTCACCGACCCGTTCGGCCACGTGCTGATCGCAGTGGGGCTGTGCAGCGAACTGATCGGGGTGGCGGTGATGGCCAAGATGGTGAGGTTCGAGATATGA
- a CDS encoding TadE/TadG family type IV pilus assembly protein produces MTQPVRRLLKSTRGAAAIEFALILPLLVVTLLGTLEVGRFVQLSMKVQNVAGNVGDIMSRPEEVSGSDLSALFSAAPVMMNPFDAGAKLRIIVSGVIVPGADQPPEVAWQSAGGGSLSVASTVGQVGETANVPDGLVTFGGEALVVAETVYDYDPWLLGIVPDRLVREVAYFRPRRGTLASLN; encoded by the coding sequence ATGACCCAGCCTGTGAGACGATTGCTCAAATCGACCCGTGGGGCTGCGGCGATCGAGTTCGCACTGATCCTGCCGCTGCTGGTGGTCACGCTGCTCGGCACGCTGGAAGTCGGGCGTTTCGTTCAGCTGTCCATGAAGGTGCAGAACGTCGCCGGCAACGTCGGCGACATCATGAGCCGACCGGAGGAGGTCTCCGGCAGCGACCTGTCCGCCCTGTTCTCGGCCGCCCCGGTGATGATGAACCCGTTCGATGCGGGGGCGAAGCTGCGCATTATCGTCAGCGGGGTCATCGTGCCGGGCGCGGACCAACCGCCCGAGGTCGCCTGGCAGTCGGCCGGGGGCGGCAGCCTGTCCGTGGCCAGCACCGTCGGCCAGGTCGGCGAGACGGCCAACGTGCCCGACGGTCTGGTCACCTTCGGTGGCGAGGCCCTGGTGGTCGCCGAGACGGTCTACGACTACGACCCCTGGCTGCTCGGCATCGTCCCGGATCGTCTGGTGCGCGAGGTCGCCTATTTCCGACCCCGCCGCGGCACACTCGCTTCGCTGAACTGA
- a CDS encoding type II secretion system F family protein: MSDLMAQWASPLALIPLAFALSAFIAVYVLSNAAAARRERVARVRTAAARRGRPQAQRRGPAAGDDAMALIKRLVERFNIMRDRRGAALSVKLAQAGWRSNDAVTLYLFGKLVLPGIAAGLAALYLFVAYPGDLASMLKLAGVIMAALIGSHLPELLVKNQIQKRTKQINKALPDALDLMVICAESGLSLDAGFKRVATEIKPASPALADEFGLTLLELRFMPDRRVALENLAKRCPLQGVTALVNTLFQTEKFGTPLAQALRVLAGEMRETRMLRAEEKAARLPALMTVPLIVFILPALFVVLLGPAVMDIGDMFKSIN, from the coding sequence ATGAGCGACCTGATGGCGCAGTGGGCCAGCCCGCTGGCGCTGATCCCGCTGGCCTTCGCGCTCAGCGCCTTCATCGCCGTGTACGTGCTGTCCAACGCCGCTGCGGCCAGGCGCGAGCGGGTGGCGCGCGTGCGCACCGCCGCCGCCCGGCGCGGCCGGCCGCAAGCGCAACGTCGCGGACCCGCCGCCGGCGACGACGCGATGGCGCTGATCAAGCGGTTGGTCGAACGATTCAACATCATGCGCGACCGTCGCGGGGCGGCGCTGTCGGTCAAGCTGGCCCAGGCCGGCTGGCGGTCGAATGACGCGGTCACGCTCTACCTGTTCGGGAAACTGGTGCTGCCGGGAATCGCGGCCGGGCTGGCGGCGCTTTACCTGTTCGTCGCCTACCCGGGCGACCTCGCCAGCATGCTCAAGCTGGCGGGGGTGATCATGGCCGCGCTGATCGGCAGCCACCTGCCCGAATTGCTGGTCAAAAACCAGATTCAAAAGCGCACGAAGCAGATCAATAAGGCTCTGCCGGATGCGCTCGACCTGATGGTGATCTGCGCGGAATCGGGCCTAAGTCTGGACGCCGGGTTCAAGCGGGTGGCAACCGAGATCAAGCCGGCCAGCCCCGCGCTGGCCGACGAATTCGGGCTGACGCTGCTCGAACTGCGGTTCATGCCCGACCGCCGCGTGGCGCTGGAGAACCTAGCCAAGCGCTGCCCGCTGCAGGGCGTCACGGCGCTCGTGAACACACTGTTCCAGACAGAGAAGTTCGGCACCCCGCTGGCCCAGGCCCTGCGCGTCCTGGCGGGCGAGATGCGCGAGACCCGCATGCTGCGCGCGGAGGAAAAGGCCGCGCGCCTGCCCGCGTTGATGACCGTGCCGCTGATCGTCTTCATCCTGCCGGCACTGTTCGTCGTGCTGCTCGGCCCAGCCGTGATGGACATCGGCGACATGTTCAAGAGCATCAACTAA
- the nhaC gene encoding Na+/H+ antiporter NhaC gives MSNDSTAPRAPGIWLALTPVLLTLAVLALQLFYFGDFTPHIPLAIGLAITGLVGLKLGYEWPSIERGVFHVIHVSLPSVSVLITVGMIIGVWIASGTVPTLIYYGLTILSPQIFLAAAMILCSVVSLSLGTSWGTVGTVGLALMGIGAGFGIPMYWTAGAVVSGAFFGDKVSPLSDTTNLAPAVTGTNLFDHIKNMMPTTVPAMLIALVIYTGVGFTLIDSEQTSFDKIQAITSALQANFWISPIMLVPALLVIFLAVRKQPPIPSLFAGVVVGGLMAIFFQGAGMHDVFQFANSGYSISTGVDEIDSLLNRGGVQSMMWTISLVLIALGFGGALEKTGCLETIINVIMTKVHNFAGVQSSAIGTSIATNLVAGDPYLSIALPGRMYAPVYRGMGYSTLNLSRAVEEGGTLMSPLIPWNAGGAFVISALALGVGDGNFDNLLYIPLAFACWTAPVIGIFYAMTGLFSPKATPAEVAEWRDSGEAIKDLSSHGYEDPLAAAGVSAYGQSSS, from the coding sequence GTGAGTAATGACAGCACGGCGCCACGGGCGCCGGGAATCTGGCTTGCCCTCACACCGGTGCTGCTAACCCTGGCGGTGCTCGCTCTGCAGCTCTTCTACTTCGGCGATTTTACCCCGCACATCCCGCTTGCCATCGGGTTGGCGATCACGGGGCTGGTCGGGCTCAAGCTGGGCTACGAATGGCCGTCGATCGAGCGTGGCGTGTTCCATGTCATCCACGTCTCGCTGCCCTCGGTCTCGGTGCTGATCACGGTTGGGATGATCATCGGCGTGTGGATCGCCAGCGGCACCGTGCCGACGTTGATCTATTATGGCCTGACCATCCTGTCGCCGCAGATCTTCCTGGCGGCGGCGATGATCCTCTGTTCCGTCGTGTCGCTGTCGCTCGGCACGTCCTGGGGCACGGTCGGCACCGTCGGTCTCGCGCTGATGGGGATCGGGGCCGGGTTCGGCATTCCGATGTACTGGACCGCCGGCGCGGTCGTCTCCGGCGCGTTCTTCGGCGACAAGGTCTCGCCGCTGTCGGACACCACCAACCTCGCCCCCGCGGTGACCGGCACCAATCTGTTCGACCATATCAAGAACATGATGCCGACCACCGTGCCGGCGATGCTGATCGCCCTGGTGATCTACACCGGCGTCGGTTTCACGCTGATCGATTCCGAGCAGACCTCGTTCGACAAGATACAGGCGATCACAAGCGCGCTGCAGGCGAACTTCTGGATCTCGCCGATCATGCTGGTGCCGGCCCTGCTGGTGATCTTCCTGGCGGTGCGCAAACAGCCGCCGATCCCCTCGCTGTTCGCGGGCGTGGTCGTTGGCGGCCTGATGGCGATCTTCTTCCAGGGCGCGGGCATGCACGATGTCTTCCAGTTCGCCAACAGCGGCTATTCGATCTCCACCGGCGTGGACGAGATCGACAGCCTGCTGAACCGCGGCGGCGTGCAGTCGATGATGTGGACCATCTCGCTCGTGCTGATCGCGCTCGGTTTCGGTGGCGCGCTGGAGAAGACCGGCTGCCTGGAGACGATCATCAACGTGATCATGACCAAGGTGCATAATTTTGCGGGCGTGCAGAGCTCGGCGATCGGCACCTCGATCGCGACCAACTTGGTGGCGGGCGACCCCTATCTGTCGATCGCGCTGCCCGGGCGGATGTACGCCCCGGTCTACCGGGGCATGGGCTACTCGACCCTCAACCTGTCCCGCGCGGTCGAGGAAGGCGGCACCCTGATGTCGCCGCTGATCCCGTGGAACGCCGGCGGCGCGTTCGTGATCAGCGCCCTGGCCCTGGGCGTGGGCGACGGGAACTTCGACAATCTACTTTACATCCCACTTGCCTTCGCCTGCTGGACCGCGCCGGTGATCGGCATCTTCTACGCCATGACGGGCCTGTTCTCCCCGAAGGCCACGCCCGCGGAGGTGGCCGAATGGCGTGACAGCGGCGAAGCGATCAAGGACCTTAGTAGCCACGGCTACGAAGACCCATTGGCGGCTGCCGGCGTTTCAGCCTACGGTCAGAGTTCGAGCTGA
- the putA gene encoding bifunctional proline dehydrogenase/L-glutamate gamma-semialdehyde dehydrogenase PutA, whose amino-acid sequence MPEKMIFKTPLPDRGDLRARIDAHYRGDETACITTLLAALEDLPEGSQRTIQSYAHQLVEAVRAETAHQGGIDAFLHEYGLSTQEGVLLMCVAEALLRVPDDETREWLIRDKLGTADWRQHLGHSRSLFVNASTWALMMTGRVVRMADARGQGPEQALRRLVARLGEPVVRESVNQAMRIMGRQFVMGRTIEGALERAHAWQKRGYSYSYDMLGEAARTMADARRYFDHYKHAIQQIGQQAEGKGPINGPGISVKLSALHPRYEVANHDRVMDELMPRLRALCVEAARYDIGLNIDAEEADRLDISLDCIEAISGDPDLKSWQGFGVVVQAYQKRAYYVLDYLADMARRHERRLMVRLVKGAYWDMEIKRAQEQGVSDYPVFTRKTNTDVAYLACARKLFANTDAFYPQLATHNAHSIASVLEFAGNSRDFEFQRLHGMGEELYERVIEHDQVGAGCRIYAPVGQHEDLLAYLVRRLLENGANSSFVNRIQDDSLPIEEIVADPVRAVRGLSRVPHPRIPLPRDIYGANRVNAQGVDLSDRVQLDSLGQEMEQVLAERWTSGPIVGGDDAAGQDGREVSMPHDRARTLGEATEATDDQIERAIATAQKAAADWAAKPVVERAACLERAADLMEQEMSSLLGLVVAEVGKTLNDAVSEVREAIDFCRYYALQARQNLSGEFRVRAPAGSGEKIAMQGGGVFTCISPWNLPFAIFNGQVVAALAAGNAVLAKPAEQSPLIAARAVRLLHRAGIPPEVLHLLPGDGARVGGALTRDPRIAGVCFTGSTETARRINRTLAARDGAAIPSLIAETGGQNAMIVDSTALTEQVARDVIVSAFQNAGQRCSALRVLYVQEDVAERTLDMIAGAMDELRVGNPQLLSTDVGPVIDDDAQAMVDQHIKRMLGEAKEIRRARLGQGTENGSFVTPAAFEIDRIGRLEREVFGPVLHVVRYQADRLDQVVDEINATGYGLTMGVHSRIDEMWKRVYDRARVGNCYVNRNQIGAIVGVQPFGGQGLSGTGPKAGGPLYLERFVAEAPQDGAASPTSQEAGQAVDLKAPRLARKALEQALKTLDKQGHEWLRPAADRAAMLERAAAAIEAGAKPLQKLGKAAGDAQAGADFLRVYAAQAAEELAEPKQMPGPTGERNELSFWPRGTVACLALGGDGTASQVSALIAQAGAALAAGNTALLWAEADGAAAAVAKVLQEAGVPDYAVQAVEPGKDAGLDALLTAEPVHATAIASDRASAAAVNALLAELDGPIRTLIRFRPTPADAGAGDLGQPVASSPAYLHRFVHERSLSIDTTASGGNASLLSIEEGPQLPGQVAAE is encoded by the coding sequence ATGCCCGAGAAGATGATCTTCAAGACGCCGCTGCCCGATCGTGGCGATCTGCGTGCCCGGATCGACGCCCATTACCGCGGCGACGAGACGGCCTGCATCACGACCCTGCTGGCGGCGCTGGAGGACCTGCCCGAGGGCAGTCAGCGCACCATCCAGAGCTACGCCCACCAGTTGGTCGAGGCGGTGCGTGCGGAGACCGCGCATCAGGGCGGGATCGACGCCTTCCTGCACGAGTACGGGTTGTCCACGCAGGAAGGCGTGCTGTTGATGTGCGTGGCCGAGGCGCTGCTGCGCGTGCCGGATGACGAGACGCGCGAGTGGCTGATCCGCGACAAGCTGGGCACGGCGGACTGGCGCCAGCACCTGGGGCACTCCCGCTCGCTGTTCGTCAACGCGTCCACCTGGGCGTTGATGATGACCGGCCGGGTGGTGCGCATGGCCGATGCCCGCGGGCAGGGGCCGGAGCAGGCGCTGCGTCGGCTGGTCGCGCGCCTGGGCGAGCCGGTGGTGCGCGAGAGCGTCAACCAGGCGATGCGGATCATGGGCCGGCAGTTCGTGATGGGCCGGACCATCGAGGGCGCGCTGGAGCGTGCGCACGCCTGGCAGAAGCGCGGCTACAGCTATTCCTACGACATGCTGGGCGAGGCGGCGCGCACGATGGCCGACGCCCGGCGTTACTTCGACCACTATAAGCACGCGATCCAGCAGATCGGCCAGCAGGCGGAGGGCAAGGGGCCGATCAACGGCCCGGGCATCTCGGTCAAGCTGTCTGCGCTGCATCCGCGCTACGAGGTTGCCAACCACGACCGGGTGATGGACGAGCTGATGCCGCGGCTGCGCGCGCTCTGTGTGGAAGCGGCGCGCTACGACATCGGTCTCAACATCGATGCGGAGGAAGCCGACCGCCTGGACATCTCGCTCGACTGCATCGAGGCGATCTCCGGCGACCCCGACCTGAAGTCCTGGCAGGGCTTCGGGGTGGTGGTCCAGGCCTATCAGAAGCGCGCCTACTACGTGCTCGACTACCTGGCGGATATGGCCCGCCGGCACGAGCGCCGGCTGATGGTGCGCCTGGTCAAGGGCGCTTACTGGGACATGGAGATTAAGCGCGCTCAGGAGCAGGGCGTAAGCGACTACCCGGTATTCACCCGCAAGACCAACACCGACGTCGCCTATCTCGCCTGCGCGCGCAAGCTGTTCGCCAATACCGATGCCTTCTATCCCCAGCTTGCTACCCACAACGCGCATTCGATCGCCAGCGTGCTGGAATTCGCGGGCAACAGCCGGGACTTCGAGTTTCAGCGCCTGCACGGCATGGGCGAAGAGCTGTACGAGCGGGTGATCGAGCACGACCAGGTCGGTGCGGGCTGCCGGATCTACGCGCCCGTGGGCCAGCATGAGGACCTACTCGCCTACCTGGTTCGGCGGCTGCTGGAGAACGGTGCCAACAGCTCCTTCGTCAACCGGATTCAGGACGACTCTCTGCCGATCGAGGAGATTGTCGCCGATCCCGTCCGGGCGGTTCGCGGTCTGTCGCGGGTGCCGCATCCGCGCATCCCGCTGCCGCGCGACATCTATGGGGCGAACCGGGTGAACGCGCAGGGCGTCGACCTGTCCGACCGGGTGCAGCTGGACAGTCTCGGTCAGGAGATGGAGCAGGTTCTGGCCGAACGCTGGACCTCGGGTCCGATCGTGGGCGGCGACGATGCGGCTGGCCAGGACGGCCGCGAGGTCAGCATGCCGCACGACCGCGCCCGCACGCTGGGCGAGGCGACGGAGGCCACCGACGATCAGATCGAGCGTGCGATCGCGACGGCGCAGAAGGCGGCGGCCGATTGGGCCGCCAAGCCTGTGGTCGAGCGCGCGGCCTGCCTGGAGCGTGCCGCCGATCTGATGGAGCAGGAGATGTCGAGCCTGCTCGGACTCGTGGTGGCGGAGGTCGGCAAGACCCTGAACGACGCGGTTTCGGAGGTGCGGGAGGCGATCGACTTCTGTCGCTACTACGCCCTGCAGGCGCGCCAGAACCTGTCTGGCGAATTCCGGGTGCGCGCGCCTGCCGGCAGCGGCGAGAAGATCGCCATGCAGGGCGGCGGCGTGTTCACCTGCATCAGCCCCTGGAACCTGCCGTTTGCGATCTTCAACGGCCAGGTGGTGGCCGCCCTGGCGGCTGGCAATGCAGTACTCGCCAAGCCGGCCGAGCAAAGCCCGCTGATCGCCGCCCGGGCGGTGCGCCTGTTGCACCGCGCCGGCATCCCGCCGGAGGTACTGCACCTGTTGCCCGGAGATGGCGCGCGGGTGGGCGGCGCGCTGACCCGCGACCCGCGGATCGCCGGCGTCTGCTTCACCGGCTCCACCGAGACGGCGCGGCGGATCAACCGCACGCTGGCCGCCCGCGATGGGGCGGCGATCCCCTCCCTGATCGCCGAGACCGGCGGCCAGAACGCGATGATCGTGGACTCGACCGCGCTCACCGAGCAGGTCGCCCGCGACGTCATCGTCTCCGCCTTCCAGAATGCCGGCCAGCGCTGTTCGGCGCTGCGCGTCCTGTATGTCCAGGAGGATGTCGCCGAGCGCACGCTGGACATGATCGCCGGCGCGATGGACGAGCTGCGCGTGGGCAATCCGCAACTGCTCTCGACCGACGTCGGTCCGGTGATCGACGACGACGCCCAGGCGATGGTTGACCAGCACATCAAGCGGATGCTGGGCGAGGCCAAGGAAATACGCCGCGCGCGCCTGGGCCAGGGCACCGAAAACGGCAGTTTCGTCACCCCGGCGGCGTTCGAGATCGACCGGATCGGGCGGCTGGAGCGCGAGGTGTTCGGGCCGGTGCTCCACGTCGTGCGCTACCAGGCCGACCGGCTCGACCAGGTGGTCGACGAGATCAACGCCACCGGCTATGGCCTGACGATGGGGGTGCACAGCCGGATCGACGAGATGTGGAAGCGCGTCTACGACCGGGCGCGGGTCGGCAACTGCTACGTCAACCGCAACCAGATCGGCGCGATCGTCGGTGTGCAGCCGTTCGGCGGCCAGGGTCTGTCGGGCACCGGGCCGAAGGCGGGCGGACCGCTCTATCTTGAACGGTTCGTGGCCGAAGCGCCGCAGGACGGAGCGGCTTCCCCCACGTCCCAGGAGGCCGGTCAGGCGGTCGACCTCAAGGCGCCGCGGCTCGCCCGCAAGGCGTTGGAGCAGGCGCTCAAGACGCTGGACAAGCAGGGCCACGAATGGTTGCGACCGGCGGCCGACCGGGCCGCCATGCTGGAGCGTGCGGCTGCCGCGATTGAGGCGGGCGCGAAGCCGCTGCAAAAGCTCGGCAAAGCGGCCGGAGATGCCCAGGCCGGCGCGGACTTTCTACGCGTCTACGCCGCCCAGGCGGCCGAGGAACTGGCCGAGCCGAAGCAGATGCCGGGGCCGACCGGGGAACGCAACGAACTGTCCTTCTGGCCACGCGGTACGGTCGCCTGCCTGGCGCTCGGTGGCGACGGCACCGCCTCTCAGGTCAGCGCATTGATCGCGCAGGCGGGCGCGGCGCTCGCCGCCGGCAACACGGCGCTCTTGTGGGCCGAAGCGGACGGTGCGGCCGCCGCCGTTGCCAAGGTGCTGCAGGAGGCGGGGGTGCCTGATTACGCCGTGCAGGCGGTCGAGCCGGGCAAGGATGCCGGGCTGGACGCGCTGCTGACGGCCGAACCGGTGCATGCCACCGCGATCGCCAGCGACCGGGCGAGCGCGGCAGCGGTCAACGCCCTGCTGGCTGAGCTCGACGGGCCGATCCGCACGCTGATCCGCTTCCGCCCGACGCCGGCGGATGCGGGCGCGGGCGACCTTGGCCAGCCGGTGGCGAGCAGCCCGGCCTATCTGCATCGCTTCGTCCACGAGCGCAGCCTGTCGATCGATACGACGGCCTCGGGCGGCAACGCCTCGCTGCTGTCGATCGAGGAGGGACCGCAACTGCCAGGGCAGGTCGCCGCGGAATAG
- a CDS encoding pilus assembly protein TadG-related protein: MRPSINLRTHPLLKTLGRCLRACEGGAGVIMALSTIPLIGGTGLAIDTTRAFVVESRMGKALDAAGLAAGRVALEDRVEADARAFFAANYRDGLMGSDISAEDIDIQIDSNAEFITVTAQTSMPTRFMRVFGKDSINVSARSVIQRVTSGTEIALVMDNTGSMYGSKIDAMKNAAQQLVNIVFGDAERYDELWFSLVPYTATVNVGAEHSGWVNAGPNFSPTSWKGCVEARWQSNRDETDAPPTTERFDVFYYPSTLYDPDGDANGNQWPDVDESVWSRNSGTGPNLGCGPAITPLTRERSEITNAIDAMAAWHRGGTTSNLGLVWGWRTLSPRWRGVWPGSVWPVDYNDEKVSKVAIVLSDGQNQFFDYDGDDDYVSDYTGYGRIGEEFMPSATNEGDGLDTLDGKFADVCQKMKDRGITIYTITFGSGASSGRIRDLFRACASDPGNYFHAPDNDDLAPAFRTIGQELANLRIVE; encoded by the coding sequence ATGCGACCGTCGATCAATCTCCGGACACACCCGTTACTCAAGACGCTGGGGCGCTGCCTGCGGGCGTGCGAAGGCGGCGCGGGCGTGATCATGGCGCTCAGCACCATCCCGTTGATCGGCGGCACGGGGCTGGCGATCGATACGACCCGCGCGTTCGTCGTCGAATCGCGCATGGGCAAGGCGCTGGACGCCGCAGGCCTCGCGGCCGGACGCGTGGCGTTGGAAGACCGCGTGGAAGCGGACGCCCGCGCCTTCTTCGCCGCCAACTACCGCGACGGCCTGATGGGTAGCGACATTTCGGCGGAAGACATCGACATCCAGATCGACAGCAACGCCGAGTTTATCACCGTCACCGCCCAGACGAGCATGCCCACCCGGTTCATGCGCGTCTTCGGAAAGGACTCGATCAATGTCTCGGCGCGCTCGGTCATCCAGCGGGTGACATCGGGCACGGAGATCGCGCTGGTCATGGACAACACCGGGTCGATGTACGGCAGCAAGATCGACGCGATGAAGAACGCCGCGCAGCAGCTGGTGAACATCGTGTTCGGCGATGCCGAGCGATATGACGAACTGTGGTTCAGTCTGGTGCCCTACACCGCGACCGTGAACGTCGGCGCGGAGCACAGCGGCTGGGTCAATGCCGGCCCAAACTTCAGCCCGACCAGTTGGAAGGGATGCGTCGAGGCCCGCTGGCAGAGCAACCGCGACGAGACCGACGCCCCGCCAACCACCGAACGCTTCGACGTCTTTTATTACCCTTCTACGCTGTACGATCCGGATGGCGACGCCAATGGCAACCAGTGGCCCGACGTCGACGAATCGGTGTGGTCGCGCAACTCGGGGACGGGGCCCAACCTCGGCTGTGGGCCGGCGATCACGCCACTGACCCGCGAACGCTCCGAGATCACGAACGCGATCGACGCGATGGCCGCCTGGCACCGCGGCGGCACGACCAGCAACCTCGGGCTGGTCTGGGGCTGGCGCACGCTGTCCCCGCGATGGCGCGGCGTCTGGCCGGGCAGCGTCTGGCCCGTCGACTACAACGACGAGAAGGTGTCCAAGGTCGCGATCGTCCTGTCCGACGGCCAGAACCAGTTCTTCGACTACGACGGCGACGACGACTACGTCTCCGACTACACAGGCTACGGCCGGATCGGCGAAGAGTTCATGCCATCCGCGACCAACGAGGGCGACGGCCTGGACACGCTCGACGGCAAGTTCGCCGACGTCTGCCAGAAGATGAAGGACCGGGGGATCACGATCTACACGATCACCTTCGGCAGCGGCGCCAGCAGCGGCCGCATTCGGGATCTGTTCCGCGCCTGCGCAAGCGACCCCGGCAACTACTTCCACGCCCCCGACAACGACGATCTGGCACCCGCCTTCCGGACGATCGGTCAGGAACTGGCCAATCTGAGGATCGTGGAATGA
- a CDS encoding TadE/TadG family type IV pilus assembly protein — translation MRPQGRQCLAVLRDRRGGSLLEFGLIALPMVLLMGGLLEFAVLLTTASMLDSASLQAARYGATGAQPSDGTREEMIRQIIQDRTFGLVDMDRLVIETQVYQGFDSIDQAEGFDDANANDAYDDGESFTDVNGNGSWDADQGAPGLGQAEEVVVYEVRYPWEGITGLMKPIVQDLELTSSVPVRNEPFNQQ, via the coding sequence ATGAGGCCGCAAGGTCGCCAGTGTCTCGCCGTGCTGCGCGACCGGCGCGGTGGCAGCTTGCTGGAATTCGGCCTGATCGCGCTGCCGATGGTGCTGCTGATGGGCGGCCTTCTGGAGTTCGCGGTGCTGCTGACCACTGCCTCCATGCTCGACAGCGCCTCGCTGCAAGCCGCGCGCTATGGCGCCACCGGCGCACAGCCATCCGACGGGACACGCGAGGAGATGATCCGCCAGATCATTCAGGACCGCACCTTCGGCCTTGTCGATATGGACCGACTGGTGATCGAGACGCAGGTCTATCAGGGGTTCGACAGCATCGATCAGGCCGAAGGCTTCGACGACGCCAACGCCAACGACGCGTACGACGACGGCGAGAGCTTCACCGATGTCAACGGCAACGGCAGCTGGGACGCCGACCAGGGCGCGCCCGGGCTGGGCCAGGCCGAGGAGGTGGTCGTCTATGAGGTCCGCTACCCCTGGGAAGGCATCACCGGGCTGATGAAGCCGATCGTCCAGGACCTCGAACTGACCAGCTCCGTTCCGGTCCGCAACGAACCGTTCAATCAGCAATGA